A region from the Ctenopharyngodon idella isolate HZGC_01 chromosome 13, HZGC01, whole genome shotgun sequence genome encodes:
- the LOC127525515 gene encoding tripartite motif-containing protein 16-like gives MREMADSSISVYQDQFVCPVCLDLLKDPVTIPCGHSYCMNCITGYWNQDDQMGICSCPQCRRIFTPRPALGKNVLISEMMVKLKKTQLQTAVPGDVQCDVCTGEKHKAVKSCLVCLNSYCQTHFEHHEEFHPGKRHKVIEATGRLQEMICPKHDKLLEVFCRTDKKCICILCTLDEHRNHDTVSAAEEMTTLQGNSGEMQRRFQQNIQQRERELQELREAVESHKRSAQAAVEDSERIFTELIHSIERSRSELTQMIRDHERASVSRLEQLLERLKQEIADLRTGEAELEKLSHTDNHITFLQGFQSLSLPGSSKLPRIIISSLVSFDDFGKSVSRFRDKMNQYCLQQIQNIAVKHIQIILGPEYETREEYLRYFRRFTLDPNTTHNDLLLSDGNTAITSTRTVQLDPDHPDTFDQWVQVLCRERVSGRCYWEVDWGRSEGVGVSVSCRSFSQKGHGDECRFGCTDQSWKLFCSPSRCLFRNKSIETELPGVSSSRIGVFVDHSAGILSFYSVSDTMSLIHRVHTTFTQPLNPGILLGKHTNTVKLCHLRDSVKYCQI, from the exons ATGCGTGAAATGGCAGATTCCAGTATTTCAGTGTATCAGGATCAGTTCGTCTGTCCCGTGTGTTTGGATCTCCTGAAGGATCCGGTGACCATCCCAtgtggacacagttactgtatgAACTGTATTACAGGTTACTGGAATCAGGATGATCAGATGGGAATCTGCAGCTGTCCACAGTGCAGACGGATCTTCACGCCGAGGCCTGCTTTAGGTAAGAACGTGTTGATTTCTGAAATGATGGTGAAGCTGAAGAAGACACAACTCCAAACGGCTGTTCCTGGAGACGTGCAGTGTGACGTTTGCACTGGAGAGAAACACAAAGCGGTCAAGTCCTGTCTGGTGTGTCTGAACTCGTactgtcaaactcattttgagCATCATGAGGAGTTTCACCCTGGTAAACGACACAAGGTGATCGAAGCTACTGGACGACTGCAGGAGATGATCTGCCCAAAACACGATAAGCTTCTGGAGGTTTTCTGTCGTACCGACAAGAAATGTATTTGTATTCTGTGTACGCTGGATGAACACAGAAATCATGACACCGTATCAGCTGCAGAAGAAATGACAACGTTGCAG GGCAATTCAGGGGAGATGCAGAGAAGATTCCAGCAGAACATCCAGCAGAGAGAGCGAGAGCTTCAGGagctgagagaggctgtggagtCTCATAAG CGATCTGCACAGGcagcagtggaggacagtgagaggatcttcactgagctcatTCACTCTATTGAGAGAAGCCGATCTGAGCTGACGCAGATGATCAGAGATCACGAAAGAGCTTCAGTGAGTCGACTGGAACAACTCCTGGAGCGACTGAAGCAGGAGATTGCTGATCTGAGGACAGGAGAGGCTGAGCTGGAGAAGCTTTCACACACAGACAATCACATCACTTTCCTCCAG GGTTTCCAATCCCTCTCTCTCCCTGGATCGTCAAAATTACCCAGAATCATCATCAGTTCTCTCGTTTCTTTTGATGACTTTGGGAAATCTGTATCTAGATTCAGAGACAAAATGAACCAGTACTGCCTACAGCAGATACAGAACATAGCTG TGAAACACATTCAGATCATTCTTGGTCCTGAATATGAGACCAGAGAGGAATACCTCAGAT ATTTCCGTCGGTTCACTCTGGATCCAAACACAACACATAACGACCTCCTTCTGTCTGATGGGAACACAGCGATTACTAGCACTCGTACGGTACAGCTGGATCCCGATCATCCGGACACATTTGATCAGTGGGttcaggtgttgtgtagagagagagtgtctggacgctgttactgggaggtcGACTGGGGTCGTAGTGAAGGTGTTGGTGTATCAGTATCTTGCAGGAGCTTCAGTCAGAAGGGACACGGTGACGAGTGTAGATTCGGATGTACTGATCAGTCTTGGAAATTATTCTGCTCTCCCTCCAGATGCTTATTCAGGAACAAAAGCATAGAGACGGAACTCCCTGGAGTGTCCAGCTCTAGAATAGGAGTGTTTGTGGATCACAGCGCAGGGattctgtccttctacagcgtctctgacacAATGAGCCTCATTCACAGAGTCCACACTACATTCACTCAGCCTCTCAATCCTGGGATTTTATTAggtaaacacacaaatacagtgAAATTGTGTCACCTAAGAGATTCGGTGAAATATTGCCAAATATGA